In Dyadobacter subterraneus, a single genomic region encodes these proteins:
- the ychF gene encoding redox-regulated ATPase YchF, whose translation MSLQCGIVGLPNVGKSTLFNAISTGKAEAANYPFCTIEPNVGVVTVPDERIDVLIGLVKPQKVIPTIMEFVDIAGLVKGASQGAGLGNKFLANIREVDAIVHVVRCFQDENVVHVEGKVDPVFDKEIIDIELQLKDLESIEKKIQKTEKGARAGDAKAKAELELLKKYKETLEAGKNARSLVVSDADLKESAVGDLKLLTDKPVLYVANVDEDSMLSGNEYSERLREAVAHEGADVIVLCAAIESQISEIEDEEEHEMFLGEYGLKESGLSKLIKASYALLNLITYFTAGVKEVRAWTIVKGWKAPQAAGVIHSDFEKGFIRAEVIKLADYEQYKSEAGVKEVGKMAVEGKEYVVADGDIMHFRFNV comes from the coding sequence ATGAGCCTTCAATGTGGAATTGTTGGATTGCCGAACGTTGGGAAATCCACTTTATTTAATGCTATCTCTACCGGTAAAGCCGAAGCAGCTAATTATCCTTTTTGTACAATCGAGCCTAATGTAGGGGTTGTTACCGTTCCTGATGAACGTATTGACGTATTAATCGGATTGGTAAAACCACAAAAGGTAATACCAACGATCATGGAATTCGTGGATATTGCCGGATTGGTAAAAGGTGCCAGCCAGGGTGCGGGTTTGGGAAATAAATTCCTTGCCAACATTCGTGAGGTAGATGCGATCGTTCACGTGGTTCGTTGTTTTCAGGATGAAAACGTAGTGCACGTAGAAGGAAAAGTTGATCCTGTTTTTGATAAAGAAATCATCGATATCGAATTGCAGCTGAAAGATCTTGAATCGATCGAGAAAAAAATTCAGAAAACTGAAAAAGGTGCAAGAGCCGGTGATGCAAAAGCAAAAGCTGAACTTGAACTTTTGAAAAAATATAAAGAAACGCTGGAAGCCGGGAAGAATGCCCGTAGTCTTGTGGTTTCTGATGCAGATTTGAAAGAATCTGCGGTAGGAGATTTGAAATTGCTTACCGACAAGCCTGTACTTTATGTAGCAAACGTCGATGAAGATTCTATGCTTTCGGGTAACGAATATTCTGAAAGATTGAGAGAAGCTGTTGCCCATGAAGGAGCAGACGTTATCGTTCTTTGTGCTGCAATTGAATCCCAAATTTCTGAAATTGAAGATGAAGAAGAGCATGAAATGTTCCTTGGAGAATATGGTTTAAAAGAATCAGGGCTTAGTAAACTGATCAAAGCTTCTTACGCGCTTTTAAATCTTATCACTTATTTCACAGCTGGTGTTAAAGAAGTTCGTGCCTGGACGATCGTGAAAGGCTGGAAAGCTCCACAGGCTGCCGGTGTAATTCACAGTGATTTTGAAAAAGGTTTTATCCGTGCCGAGGTTATTAAACTAGCTGATTATGAGCAATACAAATCGGAAGCCGGTGTCAAAGAAGTGGGTAAAATGGCTGTTGAAGGAAAAGAATACGTGGTTGCAGATGGCGATATCATGCATTTCCGTTTCAATGTTTAG
- a CDS encoding DUF5103 domain-containing protein, protein MRYIFFTLLSLTFITANAQFPDMRLEDFIYNDDIKTVLLYPGIEDKENPTRLISPPIIPIQSTFPLVLEFDDMTTNMTGLRAKIFSCNADWTKSNLNDIEFTYEYNDYPITTYEQSFSTKVPYTHYRFEVPKLKLSGNYVLMVYTDRGKKVLLTRKFMIYDTKVGITAQARFSQGIQQQFTDQQIDFSISYKGYNLISPQQDLKVFIRKNFRWDQVKTGFKPTNVQPFDQLLEYTFFNLENTFPGGNEFRYFDSRTLSGRGYGVYEIDRAADQTSLVITPDKSRSDNGYLQIEDLNGQYIVDQKESGRGSVEADYTPVLFTLKVAEDPDATFYVNGAYNLWQLNDRNKMEYNADAKAYQCQILIKQGVINYDYTTVRVGQKPDEGNIEGNYAVTENDYDILIYHRPPAGRSDLLIGYKTIEWNRRR, encoded by the coding sequence ATGCGCTATATCTTTTTTACCCTTTTAAGTCTGACTTTTATAACCGCAAATGCGCAATTTCCGGATATGCGTCTGGAAGATTTTATTTATAATGACGACATTAAAACTGTCTTATTATACCCCGGAATTGAGGATAAGGAAAATCCTACCAGACTGATCTCACCGCCAATCATCCCAATTCAAAGCACCTTTCCGCTTGTTCTGGAATTTGATGATATGACGACAAACATGACAGGATTACGAGCCAAAATCTTTTCATGTAATGCAGACTGGACCAAATCAAACCTAAACGATATTGAGTTCACCTATGAATATAACGATTACCCGATCACGACTTATGAACAATCGTTCAGTACGAAAGTCCCATATACACATTACAGATTTGAAGTGCCGAAATTAAAATTATCCGGCAATTATGTTTTAATGGTTTATACCGACAGAGGCAAAAAAGTGCTTCTGACAAGGAAATTTATGATTTATGATACAAAGGTTGGCATTACTGCACAGGCTCGTTTCTCGCAGGGAATACAGCAACAATTCACAGATCAGCAGATTGATTTCAGTATCAGCTATAAAGGCTATAATCTGATTTCTCCGCAACAGGACCTGAAAGTATTTATCCGTAAAAATTTTCGTTGGGATCAGGTTAAAACCGGTTTTAAGCCAACAAACGTTCAGCCTTTTGACCAGCTTTTGGAATACACTTTTTTCAACCTTGAAAATACATTTCCGGGTGGGAATGAATTCCGGTATTTTGATAGCCGCACTTTATCAGGACGTGGTTATGGTGTTTATGAAATTGATCGCGCAGCAGACCAGACAAGTCTGGTAATTACGCCTGACAAATCCCGCTCGGATAACGGTTATTTGCAGATTGAAGATTTGAATGGTCAATACATTGTTGATCAGAAAGAATCGGGTCGTGGCAGCGTGGAAGCTGATTACACACCTGTACTATTCACACTAAAAGTTGCGGAAGATCCTGACGCAACCTTCTACGTCAATGGCGCGTATAATCTATGGCAGCTTAATGACCGCAATAAAATGGAATACAACGCTGACGCAAAAGCATATCAGTGCCAAATCCTTATTAAACAAGGTGTCATCAATTACGATTATACAACAGTCAGGGTTGGTCAAAAGCCGGATGAGGGCAACATTGAAGGAAATTATGCTGTGACAGAAAATGATTATGACATTCTTATTTACCACCGTCCGCCAGCAGGGCGTTCAGATTTATTAATCGGTTACAAAACTATTGAGTGGAATAGAAGAAGATAA
- a CDS encoding Uma2 family endonuclease, translating into MAVPPQKHYSEAEYLDIERDAGYKSEYYNGEIFAMAGADHNHNRIVENLSIEIGGFFKGKSCRTFSSDQRIHIPETGLYTYPDLLIVCDKNQYLDNKKDTILNPAIIIEVLSESTEAHDRGQKFHFYRSISTLQEYVLINSRSYAAEVFRKNEEGFWVLASEAYNLNDRLEMKSVGLTLAMTDIYAQTEDLN; encoded by the coding sequence ATGGCAGTACCACCGCAAAAACATTATTCAGAAGCAGAATATCTGGATATAGAACGTGACGCCGGTTATAAGAGTGAGTATTATAACGGTGAGATTTTTGCTATGGCCGGAGCGGATCATAACCATAATCGGATTGTAGAGAATCTTTCAATTGAAATTGGAGGTTTTTTTAAAGGAAAGTCGTGCAGAACATTTTCAAGCGACCAAAGAATTCATATTCCCGAAACAGGTCTTTACACATATCCGGATTTATTAATTGTTTGTGATAAAAATCAGTATCTGGATAATAAAAAAGATACAATACTAAATCCAGCAATTATTATCGAAGTACTGTCTGAAAGTACAGAGGCGCACGATCGCGGACAGAAATTTCATTTTTACCGTAGCATCAGCACTTTACAGGAATATGTTCTAATAAATTCACGTTCTTATGCGGCGGAAGTTTTTCGCAAAAATGAAGAAGGATTCTGGGTGCTGGCCTCAGAAGCATATAATCTGAATGACCGGTTGGAAATGAAGAGTGTTGGTTTAACGTTGGCAATGACAGATATCTATGCTCAAACAGAAGATTTGAATTAA
- a CDS encoding ABC-F family ATP-binding cassette domain-containing protein has protein sequence MIAITNLSYYLGDRALYDGASLHIKPKMKIGLIGLNGTGKSTLLRMIDGEYQPDEGRISKSGDCTIGFLNQDLLSYQSDESILAVAMQAFERQNQLQVQIDNILHEMEHNYRDELVDKLAKVQDEFDALDGYTIQSKAEAILEGLGFVTDDLHRPLRLFSGGWRMRVMLAKLLLQKPSLLMLDEPTNHLDLPSIQWVEKYVQSYEGAVIVVSHDRAFLDNTVDTIVEVSGGKLNLYSGNYSYYLEEKALRNDIQRGAFENQQAKIKQTERFIERFKAKATKSKQVQSRVKALDKMEVVDAVVDENAKVHFRFQFTTQPGRHVFQLEDASKAYGDKVILDHTSITMERGDKIALIGANGRGKSTALRVVAGTEPIEGKRRLGHNVMFTFYAQHQLESLNINHNLLEELKYANSTKTETELRTVLGCFLFSGDDVFKKIKVLSGGEKSRVALAKVLLSQANFLLLDEPTNHLDMQSVNILIQALQQYEGSYIVVSHDRYFVESIANKIWYIEDHQIKEYPGTYVEYERWIEERGLQSAVSEKATVSSAPPQVKSNQATNNNGNAQKNINKATSAEDVQKLKKAKKQVEELEATINNLESKKSETEAKLAQPEVYNDSAKLAELNRFYADVKKKLDQATESWETAMMEVEELG, from the coding sequence ATGATCGCGATTACGAACCTCAGTTATTATCTTGGCGACCGTGCACTTTACGATGGCGCGTCGCTTCATATTAAGCCAAAAATGAAAATTGGCCTTATTGGTCTGAACGGAACGGGGAAATCCACTCTGCTTCGGATGATCGATGGGGAATACCAGCCGGACGAAGGGCGCATCTCTAAATCAGGAGATTGCACGATTGGCTTCCTGAACCAGGATTTGCTTTCTTATCAAAGTGACGAATCAATTTTGGCTGTTGCCATGCAGGCTTTTGAGCGCCAAAATCAACTTCAGGTGCAGATTGATAATATCCTGCACGAAATGGAGCATAATTACCGCGACGAACTCGTGGATAAACTTGCCAAAGTTCAGGATGAATTTGATGCGTTGGACGGTTATACAATCCAGTCAAAAGCAGAAGCAATTCTTGAAGGACTTGGTTTTGTTACGGACGATCTACACAGGCCATTGAGATTATTTTCAGGTGGATGGAGAATGCGGGTTATGCTTGCAAAATTGCTTTTGCAAAAACCATCTCTTTTAATGCTCGATGAACCTACCAACCACTTGGACTTACCGTCTATTCAGTGGGTGGAAAAATATGTTCAGAGTTATGAAGGCGCTGTGATTGTGGTTTCTCACGATAGAGCGTTCCTGGACAATACCGTTGATACAATTGTTGAAGTTTCGGGAGGGAAATTGAATTTGTACTCCGGAAATTACTCTTACTATCTGGAAGAAAAAGCATTGCGTAACGATATCCAACGCGGAGCTTTTGAAAACCAGCAGGCGAAAATTAAACAGACAGAACGTTTTATCGAACGTTTCAAAGCCAAAGCAACAAAATCCAAACAAGTACAAAGCCGGGTTAAGGCACTTGACAAAATGGAAGTTGTGGACGCGGTTGTTGACGAAAACGCAAAAGTTCATTTCCGTTTCCAATTTACAACCCAGCCGGGCCGCCACGTTTTTCAATTGGAAGATGCCTCGAAAGCTTATGGCGATAAAGTAATTCTGGATCATACCAGTATTACGATGGAGCGTGGTGATAAAATTGCGTTGATTGGTGCGAACGGACGCGGAAAATCTACGGCGTTACGCGTTGTTGCCGGTACTGAACCGATTGAAGGAAAAAGAAGATTGGGTCATAATGTAATGTTTACGTTCTACGCACAGCATCAGCTGGAATCTCTGAACATTAATCACAATCTTTTAGAGGAACTTAAATACGCCAATTCAACAAAAACGGAAACCGAATTGCGTACAGTTCTGGGTTGTTTCCTTTTCTCCGGAGACGATGTATTTAAAAAGATCAAAGTCCTTTCAGGAGGAGAAAAATCTCGTGTAGCCTTGGCAAAAGTTTTGCTTTCACAAGCGAATTTCCTGCTGCTCGATGAACCTACCAACCATTTGGACATGCAGTCGGTGAACATTCTTATCCAGGCTTTACAGCAATACGAAGGAAGTTATATCGTCGTTTCCCACGATAGATATTTCGTTGAATCGATTGCAAATAAAATCTGGTATATCGAAGATCACCAGATTAAGGAATATCCTGGTACCTATGTTGAATACGAAAGATGGATTGAAGAGCGCGGATTACAGTCAGCTGTGAGTGAGAAAGCAACCGTGAGCAGTGCGCCACCACAAGTAAAAAGCAATCAGGCTACGAATAATAACGGAAACGCGCAAAAGAACATAAATAAAGCAACTTCCGCCGAAGATGTTCAGAAATTGAAAAAAGCGAAGAAACAGGTTGAAGAACTTGAAGCGACTATCAATAACCTGGAATCTAAGAAATCCGAAACCGAAGCAAAACTGGCTCAGCCCGAGGTGTACAACGATTCTGCAAAACTTGCCGAATTAAATCGTTTTTATGCCGACGTAAAGAAGAAGCTTGACCAGGCAACCGAATCATGGGAAACTGCTATGATGGAGGTTGAAGAATTGGGTTGA
- a CDS encoding type II toxin-antitoxin system HicB family antitoxin, which yields MNYTFKLRLVPEADGGYTVFVPALAGCITYGESIDEALEMAKEAISLYVEELIERGEPVPDDSNTLEYSLSLVA from the coding sequence ATGAACTATACATTCAAATTAAGGCTCGTACCGGAAGCTGATGGTGGTTATACAGTTTTCGTTCCGGCTCTTGCGGGATGCATAACTTATGGCGAAAGTATAGATGAAGCACTGGAAATGGCGAAGGAAGCTATTTCTTTATATGTTGAAGAATTAATAGAACGAGGAGAACCTGTTCCGGACGATAGTAACACGTTGGAATATTCTCTAAGTCTTGTTGCGTGA
- a CDS encoding precorrin-2 dehydrogenase/sirohydrochlorin ferrochelatase family protein, producing the protein MNNLFPIFLKLENLHTLIIGGGYVGLEKITAVLDNSPEATVTLVSPEIRQEIREIAVVNERLSLIERKFEDEDLVEKDLVIVATNDKEENKRIKSVARQKHILCNVADTPPLCDFYLSSVVRKGNLKVAISTNGMSPTMAKRLKEVLNEALPDNLETAMEQLKAVRDMLKGDFAYKVDELNRITSVLVEKSDVK; encoded by the coding sequence TTGAATAACCTATTTCCCATATTTCTGAAACTTGAAAATCTTCATACGCTTATCATTGGCGGTGGATATGTTGGTTTGGAAAAAATTACTGCGGTTTTGGATAATTCTCCTGAGGCTACCGTAACGTTGGTTTCGCCAGAAATCCGGCAGGAAATTCGTGAAATCGCTGTTGTTAATGAGAGACTTTCTTTAATTGAGCGGAAATTCGAAGATGAAGATTTGGTGGAAAAAGATCTGGTCATAGTTGCGACGAATGATAAGGAAGAAAATAAAAGAATTAAATCAGTCGCCCGGCAAAAGCATATACTTTGTAATGTAGCCGATACTCCGCCGCTCTGTGATTTTTATCTTTCTTCTGTTGTTAGAAAAGGTAATTTGAAAGTGGCAATTTCGACAAATGGAATGTCGCCAACCATGGCAAAACGGCTGAAAGAGGTTTTGAATGAAGCGCTGCCTGATAATCTGGAAACGGCTATGGAGCAATTGAAAGCAGTCAGGGATATGTTGAAAGGGGATTTTGCTTATAAAGTGGATGAGTTGAATCGGATAACTTCGGTGTTGGTGGAAAAGTCGGACGTGAAATGA
- a CDS encoding nitrate reductase associated protein produces MKTETITPFFFDFESDFVESLRCIPMIVRYKLDSCGIKLKLPEWVKISVEEKHQLAFLPCYLDSEVRFYGEFVQKLVWKYANHEASFLTSVDDCWNILNEIPEEVQTKTAEWNCPVLSDKQWIELNTLQRFALVKLSRSGHEGKNFPRAMQEFGLMR; encoded by the coding sequence ATGAAAACCGAAACCATCACTCCTTTTTTCTTCGATTTTGAAAGTGATTTTGTGGAATCACTTCGTTGCATTCCAATGATTGTCCGTTACAAACTGGATAGCTGCGGCATCAAATTAAAACTTCCTGAATGGGTAAAAATAAGTGTTGAAGAAAAACATCAACTTGCATTTTTACCCTGTTATCTGGATTCGGAAGTTAGGTTTTATGGTGAGTTTGTACAAAAACTGGTTTGGAAGTATGCGAATCACGAGGCCAGTTTTCTGACTTCTGTTGATGATTGCTGGAATATTTTGAACGAAATCCCGGAAGAAGTACAGACGAAAACAGCTGAATGGAATTGTCCTGTTTTGTCAGACAAACAATGGATTGAGCTCAACACGCTTCAACGTTTTGCTTTGGTAAAATTAAGTAGATCAGGACATGAAGGGAAGAATTTCCCACGGGCAATGCAGGAGTTTGGTTTAATGCGCTAA
- a CDS encoding rubredoxin, which yields MRDYFTIKINLPGGIVSPGYLIDILTIAWESGIRKVRFGARQQLLLTVHYEVVRFIEKDLQKLNINYELNTEKYPNIISSYCGEEVFRTGQWLGSNEYHSVLDSFDYQPELKINISDSNQSFTPFFTGNLNFVSSPEPHYWYLYIRLKQSDTLFRWPELIYTNEIGRLSKVLENGMLHQPCESAENLFESVRNTTTYISIPASQELELPSFSLPYYEGFNRYESRTWLGLYRRDELFSVEFLIDLCLLCLKTRVGELCVTPWRSLIIKGIEDNHRSSWSNILGKHNINVRHAANELAWQTEDHTEDGTRLKDFLVRYIEKNDTRTFGLSFGIQTRAKSEVFGSVLIRKRPLIQIAQLSLFSVYDLYYTENFNPNNRKHILFERGLFKIHLPWQLEKLCRKFNNRRSLENTETFHIEEEPKEISALLSTVHQCPNCLTIYHPEYGDILNNVLPGTTFDSLPGDYCCATCGTEKNELVEIKLPASVLF from the coding sequence ATGCGCGATTATTTCACCATAAAAATCAACCTCCCCGGAGGCATCGTTTCACCGGGATATCTCATAGACATCCTCACGATCGCATGGGAATCAGGTATTCGCAAAGTACGCTTTGGAGCGCGTCAGCAATTATTGCTGACCGTTCATTACGAAGTGGTTCGTTTTATTGAAAAAGACCTTCAAAAGCTCAATATAAATTACGAGCTGAATACAGAGAAATATCCAAATATCATCAGTTCCTATTGCGGTGAGGAAGTTTTTAGAACCGGACAATGGCTTGGCAGTAATGAATATCATTCTGTGCTGGATAGTTTCGACTATCAACCTGAATTGAAAATCAATATTTCCGATTCCAACCAAAGTTTTACACCTTTTTTCACTGGAAATCTAAATTTTGTTTCATCACCTGAACCGCATTACTGGTATCTGTACATACGATTAAAACAAAGCGATACACTCTTTCGCTGGCCGGAATTAATTTACACCAACGAAATTGGAAGACTTTCAAAAGTTTTGGAAAATGGCATGCTTCATCAGCCATGCGAAAGTGCTGAAAATCTTTTTGAATCAGTAAGAAATACAACAACCTATATTTCAATTCCGGCGAGTCAGGAACTGGAATTACCTTCCTTTTCACTTCCGTATTATGAAGGATTTAACCGGTATGAATCAAGAACATGGCTGGGATTATATCGGCGTGATGAATTATTTTCCGTTGAATTTTTGATAGACTTATGCCTGCTTTGTCTCAAAACGCGTGTGGGCGAATTGTGCGTCACACCTTGGAGATCATTGATTATCAAAGGCATTGAAGACAATCACCGCTCCTCATGGAGTAACATTCTTGGCAAACACAATATAAATGTGCGTCACGCTGCGAACGAACTCGCGTGGCAAACAGAAGATCATACCGAAGATGGGACACGGTTGAAAGACTTTTTGGTACGTTACATAGAAAAAAATGACACGCGGACTTTCGGACTTTCTTTTGGAATACAAACACGCGCTAAGTCAGAAGTTTTTGGTTCTGTTTTAATCCGAAAAAGGCCGCTTATTCAAATCGCACAGCTCTCACTTTTTAGTGTTTATGATTTGTATTACACTGAGAATTTCAATCCGAATAACCGAAAACACATTCTGTTTGAAAGAGGGTTATTCAAAATTCATTTGCCGTGGCAGCTTGAAAAATTATGCAGAAAATTCAATAATCGCCGTTCGCTGGAAAACACCGAGACTTTCCATATTGAAGAAGAGCCAAAAGAAATAAGTGCTTTACTATCAACCGTTCACCAATGTCCAAACTGCCTGACGATTTATCATCCCGAATACGGCGACATATTGAATAATGTTTTACCGGGAACGACTTTTGACTCGTTACCTGGGGATTATTGCTGTGCAACTTGTGGCACCGAAAAAAATGAACTGGTTGAAATTAAATTACCTGCCTCCGTTTTATTTTAA